From the Comamonas odontotermitis genome, one window contains:
- a CDS encoding sulfatase family protein, translating to MPGAHQVRAEGRFDLNTVLKRPNIIFIVADDLGYADLGCYGGRDASFGAVSPHIDALAAAGLLLSQGYSNSPVCSPTRFALMTARYQYRLRGALEEPIRTATRGNPDLGLPPHMPTLPSLLKEAGYRTALMGKWHLGYPPHFSPLKSGYEEFFGPMSGGVDYFTHCGANGQHDLWFGEAERAQQGYLTDLITDYSLDYIERMAEGARGDTPFFLSVHYTAPHWPWETRDDEALSRELVENQQAIYHLHGGSVDTYRRMIHHMDEGIGRIVAGLQAQGLLEDTLIVFTSDNGGERFSDNWPLVGGKMDLTEGGIRVPWVAHWPRLIAPGSQSRQTCMTMDWSATMLHIGGAKPQADFPLDGQSLMALLENPLWSNDRPLFWRMNHRGQRAMRHGDWKYLRVDGIDYLFNLKADERERANLATVMPERLASMLLAWESWSATMPAIPDDATVSLCYTEDDMPQR from the coding sequence ATGCCAGGCGCGCACCAGGTGCGCGCTGAGGGCAGATTTGATCTGAATACTGTGTTGAAAAGACCGAACATCATCTTTATCGTGGCCGATGACCTGGGCTATGCCGATCTGGGCTGTTATGGCGGGCGCGATGCCAGCTTTGGCGCCGTATCTCCCCACATTGATGCACTGGCAGCGGCGGGCCTACTACTCTCGCAGGGCTATTCCAACTCGCCCGTGTGCTCGCCCACGCGCTTTGCGTTGATGACGGCGCGCTACCAGTACCGGCTGCGCGGTGCGCTGGAGGAGCCCATCCGCACCGCCACGCGCGGCAACCCCGACCTGGGCCTGCCGCCGCACATGCCCACCTTGCCTTCCTTGTTGAAGGAGGCTGGCTACCGCACCGCGCTGATGGGCAAGTGGCATCTGGGCTATCCGCCGCACTTCAGCCCGCTCAAATCGGGGTATGAGGAGTTCTTCGGTCCCATGTCGGGCGGTGTGGATTACTTCACCCATTGCGGCGCCAACGGCCAGCATGACCTGTGGTTTGGCGAGGCCGAGCGTGCACAGCAAGGCTACCTGACCGACCTGATCACCGACTACTCGCTGGATTACATCGAGCGCATGGCAGAAGGCGCTCGGGGAGACACGCCTTTCTTCCTGAGCGTGCATTACACCGCGCCGCACTGGCCGTGGGAGACGCGCGACGACGAGGCGCTTTCGCGCGAACTGGTGGAGAACCAGCAGGCCATCTACCACCTGCACGGCGGCAGCGTCGATACCTACCGCCGCATGATCCACCACATGGACGAGGGCATCGGCCGCATCGTGGCGGGCCTGCAGGCGCAGGGCCTGCTGGAGGACACGCTGATTGTCTTTACCAGCGACAACGGTGGCGAACGCTTTTCGGACAACTGGCCGCTCGTTGGCGGCAAGATGGATCTGACCGAGGGCGGCATCCGCGTGCCCTGGGTGGCGCATTGGCCGCGCCTGATTGCGCCGGGCAGCCAAAGTCGCCAGACCTGCATGACCATGGACTGGAGCGCAACCATGTTGCACATCGGTGGCGCCAAGCCCCAGGCCGACTTTCCGCTGGACGGCCAATCCTTGATGGCGCTTTTGGAAAACCCGTTGTGGAGCAATGACCGACCACTGTTCTGGCGCATGAACCACCGCGGTCAGCGCGCCATGCGCCATGGCGACTGGAAGTACCTGCGCGTCGATGGCATTGACTATCTCTTCAATCTGAAGGCGGATGAGCGCGAACGCGCCAATCTCGCGACCGTGATGCCCGAGCGCCTGGCCAGCATGCTGCTTGCCTGGGAAAGCTGGAGTGCGACGATGCCAGCCATCCCCGACGACGCGACCGTGAGCCTGTGCTACACCGAGGACGATATGCCGCAGCGTTGA
- a CDS encoding Bug family tripartite tricarboxylate transporter substrate binding protein produces the protein MVQRRQFIGRSAALAAAPVLATTAALWATPVQAQEVVRIIVGYPPGGATDRVARIVGDKLQAEIGASVIVENKVGAGGRVAAQYVKNVPASQPMLMLANPAVMVVAPLVVGDLGYDADKDFVPVSEVNSYVFGVAVSSAVPVKEMQHLLAWLKANPAKANIGVPATGSLPHFFALMLGQQAGVQAEAVGYKGSSPLLTDLMGGQVPVAVDTLDTLVQQHNAGKLRILAVSGDARNAAVPQVPTLKEAGVNLAAAGWNTFFAPKAMPAAQVQRYADAIQKVMKDPEVHKQFAANYLDPVVSNRAQTQQRLEAYRKQWAPVIQASGYKP, from the coding sequence ATGGTTCAACGCCGTCAATTTATTGGCCGCTCGGCGGCACTGGCCGCAGCGCCTGTTCTGGCCACCACGGCCGCCTTGTGGGCCACGCCTGTCCAGGCGCAGGAGGTGGTGCGCATCATCGTGGGCTACCCACCCGGCGGTGCGACGGATCGCGTGGCGCGCATCGTGGGCGACAAGCTGCAGGCCGAGATCGGCGCGAGCGTGATCGTAGAGAACAAGGTGGGTGCTGGCGGCCGTGTAGCGGCGCAGTACGTCAAAAACGTCCCGGCCAGCCAGCCGATGCTGATGCTGGCGAACCCCGCCGTGATGGTGGTGGCGCCCTTGGTGGTGGGCGATCTGGGCTACGACGCCGACAAGGATTTTGTGCCGGTGAGCGAGGTGAACAGCTATGTGTTTGGCGTGGCGGTGTCGAGTGCCGTGCCGGTCAAGGAGATGCAGCATCTGCTGGCGTGGCTCAAGGCCAATCCGGCCAAAGCCAACATCGGCGTACCCGCGACAGGCAGCCTGCCGCACTTTTTTGCGCTGATGCTGGGCCAGCAGGCGGGCGTGCAGGCCGAAGCCGTGGGGTACAAAGGCTCGTCGCCGCTGCTGACCGATCTGATGGGCGGGCAGGTGCCGGTGGCGGTCGATACGCTCGACACCCTGGTGCAGCAGCACAACGCGGGCAAGCTGCGCATTCTGGCTGTGAGCGGCGACGCGCGCAATGCTGCCGTGCCCCAGGTGCCTACCTTGAAGGAAGCTGGCGTGAACCTGGCCGCTGCAGGCTGGAACACCTTTTTCGCCCCCAAGGCGATGCCGGCTGCGCAGGTACAGCGCTACGCCGATGCGATCCAGAAGGTAATGAAGGACCCCGAGGTACACAAACAGTTCGCTGCCAACTACCTGGATCCGGTGGTCAGCAACAGGGCCCAGACGCAGCAACGCCTGGAGGCCTACAGGAAGCAATGGGCGCCGGTGATCCAGGCGTCCGGCTACAAGCCTTGA
- a CDS encoding MarR family winged helix-turn-helix transcriptional regulator has protein sequence MPRLPQPAPASTPALANPQQPGDLLMYRLHKLSSAAGRLVTRMLERRYGITRREWGVLMWLARAPGLSPSELAAHLELDRARISRAIASMQAKGLLHKEASSANRRSAALQLTTEGLALHDELLPQVRAINLQLASVLDPLQQNQLERSLELLQAQASALEHGDAAGSCAIYPPRQSGKR, from the coding sequence ATGCCGCGCCTGCCGCAGCCCGCCCCCGCCAGCACACCAGCGCTCGCCAACCCGCAGCAGCCGGGTGATCTGCTGATGTACCGCCTGCACAAGCTCTCGTCCGCTGCCGGGCGCCTGGTTACCCGCATGCTGGAGCGGCGCTATGGCATCACGCGGCGCGAATGGGGCGTGCTGATGTGGCTGGCTCGCGCGCCAGGTCTGTCGCCTTCTGAGCTGGCCGCACACCTGGAGCTGGACCGCGCACGCATCTCGCGCGCCATCGCATCCATGCAAGCCAAGGGCCTGCTCCACAAAGAGGCCTCCAGCGCCAATCGCCGCAGTGCCGCACTGCAGCTCACAACTGAAGGCCTGGCTCTGCACGACGAACTGCTGCCGCAGGTGCGCGCCATCAACCTGCAACTGGCCTCAGTGCTCGATCCCCTGCAGCAAAACCAGCTGGAACGCAGCCTGGAGCTGCTGCAGGCGCAGGCCAGTGCACTGGAGCACGGCGACGCCGCTGGCAGCTGCGCCATCTATCCGCCGCGCCAGTCCGGCAAACGGTAG
- a CDS encoding ABC transporter substrate-binding protein: MNDYLKVLALSSAISVLTPAVLANAGSAVHLVDAKQRTIAFAAPARRIVSLQPSFTEAICALGGCDTLVGVDRFSTWPQQVALLPQVGSLRDPDIERIVALKPDVVLARPGHKVDERLESLGIKVLTLNAQTYEDMARELEVLATLLGRPGAGTRLWQQMHERMAVLRSEMPRQWQGKKVYFELHSGMAAAGEASFIGQTLHGLGLVNIAGRDLPMYPKLGPEYVVRANPDVIITMADMPVPPPKRQGWGSIAALRNQRYCRIPNAEFDALVRPGPRIDEAARRIVQCLRQLPLP, encoded by the coding sequence ATGAACGACTATCTCAAGGTACTGGCGCTGTCCTCAGCCATCTCCGTGCTCACGCCGGCTGTGCTCGCCAATGCTGGTAGTGCTGTTCATCTCGTCGATGCCAAGCAACGAACCATTGCCTTTGCGGCGCCTGCCCGCCGCATCGTCTCGCTGCAGCCATCATTCACCGAGGCCATCTGCGCGTTGGGGGGGTGCGACACACTGGTGGGTGTGGACCGCTTTTCCACCTGGCCCCAGCAGGTGGCCTTGCTGCCCCAGGTGGGCAGCCTGCGCGACCCGGATATCGAACGCATCGTGGCCTTGAAGCCCGATGTGGTGCTGGCGCGCCCGGGCCACAAGGTGGACGAACGCCTGGAGAGCCTGGGGATCAAGGTGTTGACACTGAACGCCCAGACCTACGAAGACATGGCGCGCGAGCTGGAAGTGCTGGCCACCTTGCTGGGCCGGCCCGGCGCAGGCACACGGCTGTGGCAGCAAATGCACGAGCGCATGGCCGTGCTGCGCAGCGAAATGCCCAGGCAGTGGCAGGGCAAGAAGGTGTACTTCGAACTGCACAGCGGCATGGCGGCTGCAGGCGAAGCCTCGTTCATTGGCCAGACCCTGCATGGCCTGGGACTCGTCAACATTGCCGGGCGCGATCTGCCCATGTACCCCAAGCTCGGTCCCGAATACGTGGTACGGGCCAACCCCGACGTGATCATCACCATGGCCGACATGCCGGTGCCACCCCCCAAGCGCCAGGGCTGGGGCAGCATTGCCGCCCTGCGCAACCAGCGCTATTGCCGCATTCCCAATGCGGAGTTCGATGCACTCGTGCGGCCCGGACCGCGCATTGACGAAGCAGCACGGCGCATCGTGCAGTGCCTGCGGCAATTGCCACTGCCGTAG
- a CDS encoding vWA domain-containing protein, which translates to MASAALAGHVQPMAQREAGAVLDWPATLRARQSQPLADEHLRWRRSLGEPQALHVFALDCSASMLESGAFAKAKGLLLQWLRWAYLQRLPVALLCFGAGQLQWKLLPRRAPQWNAELIEPLLGGGGTPLAPAFHAAWKLLAKRPEARPHLWVLSDFRSADVLSLVQEGAPAPLHVLVDCEPAARTGQRGFGGAERLAKAWPGAVRLQPF; encoded by the coding sequence ATGGCCAGTGCTGCGCTTGCAGGCCATGTGCAGCCCATGGCGCAACGCGAAGCGGGGGCTGTGCTGGATTGGCCTGCAACATTGCGCGCGCGCCAGAGCCAGCCTCTGGCAGACGAGCATCTGCGCTGGCGCCGGAGCCTGGGCGAGCCCCAGGCGCTCCATGTGTTTGCGCTGGACTGCTCGGCCTCCATGCTGGAGAGCGGCGCTTTCGCAAAAGCCAAGGGACTGCTGCTGCAATGGCTGCGCTGGGCCTATCTGCAGCGCTTGCCGGTGGCGCTGTTGTGCTTTGGCGCAGGGCAGCTTCAGTGGAAGCTGTTGCCGCGCCGGGCGCCGCAGTGGAACGCCGAGTTGATCGAGCCACTGCTCGGTGGCGGCGGAACGCCCTTGGCACCTGCCTTTCATGCAGCTTGGAAGCTTCTGGCCAAGCGGCCCGAGGCGCGCCCGCATCTTTGGGTGCTGAGCGATTTTCGCAGCGCCGATGTGCTGTCCTTGGTGCAGGAGGGGGCGCCTGCGCCTTTGCACGTTCTGGTGGATTGCGAGCCCGCTGCTCGCACAGGCCAGCGCGGTTTCGGTGGAGCGGAGCGCCTGGCAAAAGCCTGGCCCGGTGCCGTGCGGCTGCAACCATTTTGA
- a CDS encoding ATP-binding protein, whose protein sequence is MTPTFPLSAIQGQAQLVQALLLAAIEPALGGVLIQGPRGTAKSTAARALADLLAPAPFVTLPLGASIEHVVGSLDLSKALSGNEVAFAPGLLARAHGGVLYVDEINLLPDAIVDVLLDVAASGVNRVERDGISHDHAARFVLIGTMNPEEGMLRPQLLDRLGLCVQLANAQDPALRSAIVKARLRFDLDPVDFLATHATQQTHMAERLRQARARCAEAAELPWSDAVHEEVARQCIAACVDGLRADLVMLRAARALAVWEGCKTIESRHVAQVAPLVLLHRANQTAGDAAQRQAPSPSSASAPTAEQSPVSSPESLPDPSPAASAPSALPEQSANPVQSGPPERNLEQPPPDWGAPQPMASAPVAALQADALAQAAMEALAAKKARAPGLPR, encoded by the coding sequence ATGACACCGACATTCCCTTTGTCTGCGATCCAGGGCCAGGCGCAACTGGTGCAGGCCTTGCTGCTCGCGGCCATTGAGCCCGCGCTGGGCGGCGTGCTGATCCAGGGGCCGCGCGGCACGGCCAAATCGACGGCGGCGCGCGCGCTGGCCGATCTGTTGGCGCCCGCGCCCTTTGTTACGCTGCCGCTGGGGGCGTCCATCGAGCATGTGGTGGGCAGCCTCGATCTGTCCAAGGCGCTGTCGGGCAATGAGGTGGCCTTTGCCCCCGGCTTGCTGGCCAGGGCGCATGGTGGCGTTCTCTATGTCGATGAGATCAATCTGCTGCCCGACGCCATCGTCGATGTGCTGCTGGATGTTGCAGCTTCGGGCGTGAACCGTGTGGAGCGCGATGGTATCTCGCATGATCACGCGGCGCGCTTCGTGCTGATCGGCACCATGAACCCCGAAGAAGGCATGCTGCGCCCGCAATTGCTGGACCGTCTGGGCCTGTGCGTGCAGCTTGCCAATGCGCAGGACCCGGCGCTGCGCAGCGCCATCGTCAAGGCGCGGCTGCGATTTGACCTCGATCCTGTTGATTTTTTGGCGACACACGCCACCCAGCAGACACACATGGCCGAACGCCTGAGGCAGGCCCGCGCGCGCTGCGCCGAAGCCGCCGAGCTGCCATGGAGCGATGCGGTGCATGAGGAAGTGGCGCGCCAGTGTATCGCCGCCTGCGTGGACGGGCTGCGCGCCGATCTGGTGATGCTGCGTGCGGCACGCGCGCTGGCTGTCTGGGAGGGCTGCAAAACCATCGAAAGCCGCCATGTGGCACAAGTGGCGCCCCTGGTGCTGTTGCATCGGGCCAACCAGACGGCAGGTGATGCCGCGCAACGGCAGGCCCCGTCTCCATCGTCCGCGTCTGCGCCAACGGCTGAGCAATCGCCCGTGTCGTCGCCCGAATCATTGCCCGACCCATCTCCAGCGGCGTCTGCACCATCGGCACTACCGGAGCAATCCGCAAACCCAGTGCAGAGCGGTCCCCCGGAGCGGAATCTGGAGCAACCGCCACCCGATTGGGGGGCGCCCCAGCCTATGGCCAGTGCGCCGGTTGCTGCGCTGCAGGCCGATGCGTTGGCGCAGGCTGCCATGGAGGCACTGGCCGCAAAAAAAGCCCGCGCCCCCGGCCTGCCGCGCTGA
- the cobN gene encoding cobaltochelatase subunit CobN, with translation MHLLSTRPGGFVEDDSIITRLDQTPAEMVVLSSADTTLSLLADAYRLWRQSEAPGAVPTLRLANLLHLRQSASLDLYIDEVLQHARLVIVDHLGAESAWPYGIKQLRKLALQRGQQLAMFSGDSQEDAELLAKGTLAPAQSRALWQYLRAGGLANAREFLRMGAAWGLGSDMDAVPVRVLPPVAVHVPIAWVNSEQGHAGPGHIAGLDDLQARWTQGAPVVMLVFYRSHLLAANTDAFDAMAEALLAQGMNPLPLALESLKDSLCLQTLRALCAAHDVQLILNTTAFAALGEHARAGTEADALAGDIPVLQVIASGANRDDWLADHQGLRPRDIAMQVVLPEMDGRIMTRAMSFKGLAHRCELTQTDVVAYQAEPDRVQWVAELARRWCVLRSKPAADKRVALVLANYPGSEARMGSGVGLDTPASVIALLAQLARDGWNLGDPADWPADGLALMERLQQGIANDPARWPLRRAHQGYSLQAYRQRLAQLPEGMADAITRRWGTPEQDPMLRDGWFMVAGVQLGHVFVGIQPARSLDGGNDYAQYHDAELVPPHHYLAFYFWLRDAFAVDAVVHVGKHGNLEWLPGKSLALSQQCWPDAILGPLPHVYPFIVNDPGEGAQAKRRSQAVIIDHLMPPLTRAESHGPMQELERLVDEYYDALLVDQRRATMLRGQILEAARSQDLLRELGVQAGPGEQDEQLLERIDAYLCELKETQIRDGLHIFGSSPEGALRDSTLLALARYPAPGEQGLLHALAADLLPGCDWNPLDMDAAAAWNGPRPQVLADLDASPWRHGGDTRERLELLALRVLQEPAAAHGWPQTQQVLARIHEQIAPALDACGHEELRQFSRALRGRFVPPGPSGSPSRGRCDTLPTGRNFYTVDTRAIPTQTAWALGQQASERLIARYLQEHGEYPAAIGISVWGTATMRTGGDDIAQAFALMGVRPKWAPGSQRVVDFEVIPRVGLRRPRVDVTLRISGFFRDAFPGVVQMFDAAVRAVAAQDEDAEDNPIRARVLRDAATWVEQGMDEAQAREQALWRVFGAPAGSYGASMHELLRSGQWNDAGDFARHYLHWGAFAYGQQADGVSARQALERRMQGLDVVLQNQDSREHDLLDSSEYYQHQGGMVAAVRHLGGGEPAVYHGDHGNPQSARVRSLAEEIGRVVRARVTNPKWITGAMRHGYKGAFEMAATVDYLFGFDATTQLVSDAHYALVTEAYVQNEVVRQFLRDHNPQALSDIVGLLLEAIDRGMWEQPSALHDALLAHMLAQEEFMEGRVRQ, from the coding sequence ATGCACTTGCTCAGCACCCGCCCGGGTGGCTTTGTCGAAGACGACAGCATCATCACCCGGCTGGACCAGACGCCCGCCGAGATGGTGGTGCTCAGCTCGGCCGACACCACACTGTCTCTGCTGGCCGATGCATACCGGCTATGGCGGCAGTCTGAAGCGCCCGGGGCGGTTCCCACCTTGCGCCTGGCGAACCTGCTGCACCTGCGCCAGAGCGCATCGCTGGATCTGTACATCGATGAGGTACTGCAGCATGCCAGGCTGGTGATCGTTGATCACCTGGGCGCAGAATCGGCATGGCCCTATGGCATCAAGCAACTGCGCAAGCTTGCACTGCAGCGTGGGCAGCAACTGGCCATGTTCTCGGGAGACAGCCAGGAAGATGCCGAGCTGTTGGCCAAGGGCACATTGGCACCCGCGCAAAGCCGCGCGCTGTGGCAGTACCTGCGCGCAGGGGGCCTTGCCAATGCACGTGAGTTTCTGCGCATGGGTGCGGCCTGGGGATTGGGCAGCGATATGGACGCCGTGCCGGTGCGTGTGCTTCCCCCCGTGGCGGTGCATGTGCCTATCGCGTGGGTGAATTCTGAGCAGGGCCACGCCGGACCGGGCCACATCGCTGGCCTGGACGACCTGCAGGCACGATGGACGCAGGGCGCGCCGGTGGTCATGCTGGTGTTCTACCGTTCGCACCTGCTGGCCGCCAATACGGATGCCTTCGATGCCATGGCAGAGGCGCTGTTGGCCCAAGGGATGAACCCGCTGCCGCTGGCCCTGGAATCGCTGAAGGACTCGCTGTGCCTGCAAACCCTGCGCGCGCTGTGTGCGGCCCACGATGTGCAGCTCATCCTCAACACCACCGCATTTGCTGCACTGGGCGAACATGCGCGTGCGGGAACAGAGGCTGATGCCCTCGCGGGTGACATTCCGGTGCTGCAGGTGATTGCCAGCGGCGCCAACCGCGATGACTGGCTGGCCGACCACCAGGGCCTGCGCCCGCGCGACATTGCCATGCAGGTGGTGTTGCCCGAGATGGATGGCCGCATCATGACGCGCGCCATGAGCTTCAAGGGGCTGGCCCACCGTTGCGAGCTGACGCAGACCGATGTGGTGGCCTACCAGGCAGAGCCTGACCGGGTGCAGTGGGTTGCCGAGCTGGCGCGGCGCTGGTGCGTGCTGCGCAGCAAGCCCGCTGCCGACAAGCGTGTCGCACTGGTGCTGGCCAACTACCCCGGCAGCGAAGCGCGGATGGGCAGTGGCGTGGGCTTGGATACGCCCGCATCGGTGATCGCGCTGCTGGCGCAACTGGCGCGCGATGGCTGGAATCTGGGCGATCCTGCCGACTGGCCCGCAGACGGTCTGGCTTTGATGGAGCGCCTGCAGCAAGGCATTGCCAATGACCCTGCCAGGTGGCCACTGCGCCGTGCACACCAGGGCTACTCGCTGCAGGCCTACCGCCAGCGCCTGGCGCAACTGCCGGAGGGCATGGCCGATGCCATCACCCGGCGGTGGGGCACGCCCGAGCAGGACCCGATGTTGCGCGATGGCTGGTTCATGGTGGCCGGAGTGCAGCTGGGCCATGTGTTCGTCGGCATCCAGCCTGCGCGCTCGCTCGATGGCGGCAACGATTACGCCCAGTACCACGACGCCGAACTGGTGCCGCCGCACCATTATCTGGCCTTCTACTTCTGGCTGCGCGATGCGTTTGCGGTCGATGCCGTGGTGCATGTGGGCAAGCATGGCAATCTTGAATGGCTGCCGGGCAAGAGTCTGGCCTTGTCGCAGCAGTGCTGGCCTGATGCCATTCTGGGGCCGCTGCCCCATGTCTATCCCTTCATCGTCAACGACCCTGGCGAAGGCGCGCAGGCCAAGCGCCGCAGCCAGGCCGTCATCATCGATCACCTGATGCCGCCGCTCACGCGCGCCGAAAGCCACGGGCCCATGCAGGAGCTGGAGCGGCTGGTGGACGAATACTACGACGCACTCCTGGTGGACCAGCGCCGCGCTACCATGCTGCGCGGCCAGATTCTGGAGGCCGCCCGCAGCCAGGATCTGCTGCGCGAGTTGGGGGTGCAAGCCGGGCCGGGTGAGCAGGACGAGCAACTGCTGGAGCGCATCGACGCTTACCTGTGCGAGCTCAAGGAAACCCAGATTCGCGACGGTCTGCACATCTTCGGCAGCTCGCCTGAGGGCGCATTGCGCGACAGCACTTTGCTGGCGCTCGCGCGCTATCCGGCGCCGGGAGAGCAAGGGTTGCTCCATGCCCTGGCTGCCGACCTGCTGCCGGGTTGCGACTGGAATCCGCTTGACATGGATGCCGCTGCCGCATGGAATGGGCCGCGCCCGCAGGTGCTGGCCGATCTGGATGCGAGCCCCTGGCGCCATGGCGGCGACACGCGCGAGCGCCTGGAGCTGCTGGCGCTGCGCGTGCTGCAGGAACCAGCGGCAGCCCATGGCTGGCCGCAGACGCAACAGGTGCTGGCGCGCATCCACGAGCAGATCGCGCCAGCACTCGATGCCTGCGGTCATGAAGAACTGCGCCAGTTCTCACGTGCGTTGCGGGGGCGCTTTGTGCCACCGGGGCCCAGCGGCTCACCCTCGAGGGGGCGTTGCGATACCTTGCCCACGGGGCGCAATTTCTACACCGTGGATACGCGCGCCATCCCCACGCAGACTGCCTGGGCGCTGGGCCAGCAGGCCAGCGAGCGGCTGATCGCGCGCTACCTGCAGGAGCATGGCGAGTACCCCGCAGCCATTGGGATTTCGGTCTGGGGCACGGCGACCATGCGCACGGGTGGCGACGATATCGCCCAGGCTTTTGCACTGATGGGCGTGCGTCCCAAATGGGCGCCGGGCAGCCAGCGTGTGGTGGATTTCGAGGTCATTCCGCGTGTAGGCCTGCGCCGTCCGCGCGTGGATGTGACGCTGCGCATCAGTGGCTTTTTCCGCGACGCGTTTCCGGGCGTCGTGCAGATGTTCGATGCTGCCGTGCGCGCCGTGGCAGCGCAGGACGAGGATGCCGAGGACAACCCCATTCGCGCCCGCGTGCTGCGCGATGCCGCCACATGGGTGGAGCAGGGCATGGACGAAGCCCAGGCCCGCGAGCAGGCCTTGTGGCGCGTATTCGGTGCCCCTGCGGGCAGCTATGGTGCCAGCATGCACGAGCTGCTGCGCTCGGGCCAGTGGAACGATGCAGGTGATTTTGCTCGCCACTACCTGCACTGGGGCGCATTTGCCTACGGACAGCAGGCCGATGGGGTTTCGGCACGCCAGGCGCTGGAGCGCCGCATGCAGGGCCTGGATGTGGTGCTGCAGAACCAGGACAGCCGTGAGCACGATCTGCTGGATTCCAGCGAGTACTACCAGCACCAGGGCGGCATGGTGGCCGCCGTGCGCCACCTGGGCGGTGGCGAGCCGGCCGTCTACCACGGCGACCACGGAAACCCGCAATCGGCCAGGGTCCGTTCGCTGGCCGAAGAGATCGGCCGCGTGGTGCGCGCACGCGTCACCAACCCCAAGTGGATCACGGGCGCCATGCGCCATGGCTACAAGGGGGCATTCGAGATGGCGGCGACGGTGGACTATCTGTTTGGCTTCGACGCCACCACGCAACTGGTGTCAGACGCGCACTATGCATTGGTCACCGAAGCCTATGTGCAGAATGAGGTCGTGCGGCAATTTCTGCGCGACCACAATCCCCAGGCCCTGAGCGATATCGTGGGCCTCTTGCTCGAAGCCATTGACCGCGGCATGTGGGAACAGCCCAGCGCGCTGCACGATGCGCTGCTGGCACACATGCTGGCGCAGGAGGAATTCATGGAAGGACGGGTACGGCAATGA
- the cobW gene encoding cobalamin biosynthesis protein CobW, producing the protein MQTTKIPATIVTGFLGSGKTTLMRHILEKAQGLRVAVIVNEFGELGIDGEILRTCAIGCKDEGGADAPEGQIYELANGCMCCTVQEEFFPVMKALAERRADIDVLLIETSGLALPKPLVQAFQWPEIASVFTVDSVVTVVDAPATAAGQFAHDPHAVDAQRLADPNLDHEASLHELFEDQLSAADLVVLSKADLVSPEELAQVRALVADEVPAEVKMVEAVQGSVPLSVLLGQQRAAEIHIDARHSNHDHDEEHDHDDFDSLFIDLGAVDRERLMQALQGIVQQHAVLRVKGFAALPGKKMRLLVQGVGRRFDAYFDRAWKEGEAQATRLVFIGKGLDAGLLRTALAAAEV; encoded by the coding sequence ATGCAAACCACCAAGATTCCCGCCACCATCGTCACCGGCTTTCTGGGCAGCGGCAAGACCACGCTGATGCGCCATATCCTCGAGAAGGCCCAGGGCCTGCGCGTGGCAGTTATCGTCAACGAGTTCGGCGAGCTGGGTATTGACGGCGAAATCCTCCGTACCTGTGCCATCGGTTGCAAGGACGAAGGCGGCGCCGACGCGCCCGAAGGCCAGATCTACGAACTGGCCAACGGCTGCATGTGTTGCACTGTGCAGGAAGAGTTCTTCCCGGTGATGAAGGCCTTGGCGGAGCGCCGCGCCGATATCGATGTGTTGCTGATCGAGACCAGCGGGCTGGCCCTGCCCAAGCCGCTGGTGCAGGCCTTTCAGTGGCCGGAGATCGCCAGTGTCTTCACCGTGGACTCGGTGGTGACCGTGGTGGACGCGCCCGCAACTGCGGCTGGCCAGTTTGCCCATGATCCGCATGCCGTTGATGCGCAGCGCCTGGCAGACCCCAACCTCGACCATGAAGCCAGCCTGCACGAGTTGTTTGAGGACCAACTCTCTGCCGCCGATCTGGTGGTGCTCTCGAAGGCAGACCTGGTCTCGCCGGAGGAATTGGCGCAGGTGCGTGCCCTGGTGGCTGATGAGGTGCCGGCAGAGGTCAAGATGGTGGAGGCCGTGCAGGGTAGCGTGCCGCTGTCCGTGCTGCTGGGCCAACAGCGTGCGGCAGAAATCCATATCGATGCACGGCACTCCAACCATGACCACGACGAAGAGCATGACCATGACGACTTCGATTCGCTGTTCATCGACCTGGGGGCTGTGGACCGCGAACGCCTGATGCAGGCGCTGCAAGGCATCGTGCAGCAGCACGCGGTGTTGCGCGTCAAGGGCTTTGCTGCTTTGCCGGGCAAGAAGATGCGACTTCTGGTGCAGGGCGTGGGGCGGCGTTTCGATGCCTACTTCGACCGCGCCTGGAAGGAGGGCGAAGCCCAGGCAACGCGGCTGGTGTTCATCGGCAAGGGGCTGGATGCAGGGCTGCTGCGCACGGCGCTGGCTGCAGCGGAAGTCTGA